The sequence CGCGTAACTGACACCCAGCCGCGCACGGCGGTTCGTGCCGTCGTCGCGCAGTTGCACGGATACCGCGGAGACCTCGGCGCCGGGATGGTTCGGGCCGAGTACCGCGCTCATCCATTCCGGGGTGATGTCGCTCCAGTCACTCGGGATCATCAACGGCGCCTGCGTCATCTCACCGCCAGCCTCTCTCCTGCCGGACGACGGGTGCCACCGCCGCATGGCGCCGGCACCCGTCGTGTTCGGACTCGGTCACATCTGCGCCCAGACGGTCTTCGACTGCAGGTACGTCTCGATACCTGCCTTGCCGGCTTCATATCCCCACCCGGACTGCTTGTACCCGCCGAACGGCATCGAGTGGTCGAACTGCAACTGGCAGTTGAGCCCGACGGTCCCGGCCTTCACTTCCTTCGCGAGCCGATGTGCCCGACCGAGATTCGTGGTCCAGATGGTCCCGGCCAATCCGTAGTCGGTGTCGTTGGCCAACGCGATGCCCTCGTCCTCGTCGTCGAACGGCAACACGGTGACGATCGGCCCGAAGATCTCCTCGTGGAAGAGCCTGCTCGAGGTGGGGTCCACCTTGGTCGCGATCGTCGGATGGACGAAATATCCCTGTCGATCGATCCGATGTCCGCCGGTGACCAGCTCCACGCCTTCGGTACGGCCTTGCTCGAGGTAGCCCATCACCCGCTTGAGCTGCTTGTCGCTGATGAGTGGGCCGATCATCGCGCCCTCGTCCTTCGGTCCGCCGAGCTGCAGGTTGTTCGCGAGCGTCGCGAGCCCATCGACAACACGGTCGTACACGCCCCGCTGCACAAAGATGCGCGAGCCCAACATGCACACCTGCCCGGAATGCAGAAAGCACCCGAAACCGGCCATGGCCGTGGCGGTGTCGAGGTCGGCGTCATCGAAGATCAACACCGGCGACTTGCCACCGAGTTCCAGGGTCACCTTGTTGAGGTTGCTCGATGCTGCCGAATGCACGATCTCCCTGCCGACCTCGGTGGAACCGGTGAAGGCCACCTTGTCGACGTCTGGGTGTGCGGTGAGCAATGCACCTGCGGTGTGGCCGTACCCGTTCACCAGGTTCACCACACCGTCGGGCACACCGGCCTCGGCGAGGATGCGGGTGAGCACCAGTGCCGAGAGTGGCGTCTCCTCAGCAGGTTTGACCACGGTGCTGCAGCCGGCAGCGAGTGCCGGAGCCAACTTGGCACAGAAGTTGAAGACCGGCCCGTTCCACGGGAAGATCAAGGCGACCACGTCGTACGGCTCTCGCAGCGTGTACGCATGCATGTGCGACTCGACGCCGGTGAGGCCACCGGTGTTCACATCGCGGGCGATCCCGTCGATCTTGGTGCACCAACCCGCGTAGTAGCGAAACCATTCCGAACCCACCTTGACGATGGTCTGCGCCTGGATCGGCGGAATGCCGGTGTTCACCGATTCCAGGTCGGCGAGCAGTTCCGCGTTCTGGTCGATCAGGTCGGCAACCTTCCAGAGCACTTTCGCACGGTCATAATCGGGCATCGCCGACCAGACCTTGGAGTTCGCCGCGGCCTTCGCGCGCGCGACCGCAGCGTTGATGGCCTCCGGACCTGCATCGGTGAACTCGGTGATCTGCTCTTCGGTGGCCGGATCGATGATCGGAATCACGTCTCCGGTTCCCGGTATTCCGCGGATCTCGTCCAACACAGCCTGGACCGTCATGGTTGTCCCCTTCGCTTCTCGGTGATTCTCTGCAGAAGGTCCGCACATCGGACCGCTCACGCGAGAGCGTGATCGACGGCCCGATTCGATGTCCAGCAT is a genomic window of Gordonia sp. SID5947 containing:
- a CDS encoding aldehyde dehydrogenase family protein yields the protein MTVQAVLDEIRGIPGTGDVIPIIDPATEEQITEFTDAGPEAINAAVARAKAAANSKVWSAMPDYDRAKVLWKVADLIDQNAELLADLESVNTGIPPIQAQTIVKVGSEWFRYYAGWCTKIDGIARDVNTGGLTGVESHMHAYTLREPYDVVALIFPWNGPVFNFCAKLAPALAAGCSTVVKPAEETPLSALVLTRILAEAGVPDGVVNLVNGYGHTAGALLTAHPDVDKVAFTGSTEVGREIVHSAASSNLNKVTLELGGKSPVLIFDDADLDTATAMAGFGCFLHSGQVCMLGSRIFVQRGVYDRVVDGLATLANNLQLGGPKDEGAMIGPLISDKQLKRVMGYLEQGRTEGVELVTGGHRIDRQGYFVHPTIATKVDPTSSRLFHEEIFGPIVTVLPFDDEDEGIALANDTDYGLAGTIWTTNLGRAHRLAKEVKAGTVGLNCQLQFDHSMPFGGYKQSGWGYEAGKAGIETYLQSKTVWAQM